One genomic window of Paeniglutamicibacter sp. Y32M11 includes the following:
- the rplO gene encoding 50S ribosomal protein L15 produces the protein MAEKENALKVHHLRPAEGSKKAKTRVGRGEGSKGKTAGRGMKGTKARYQVKAGFAGGQLPLHMRLPKLRGFKNPFRVEFQVVNLDKISELFPEGGDVTVEALIAKGAVRKNEPVKVLGSGELTVKVDVKVNAFSSSAAEKIVAAGGSAVEL, from the coding sequence ATGGCTGAAAAAGAAAACGCACTGAAGGTACACCACCTGCGTCCAGCCGAAGGTTCCAAGAAAGCCAAGACTCGTGTGGGTCGTGGCGAAGGTTCCAAGGGTAAGACCGCTGGTCGCGGTATGAAGGGCACCAAGGCGCGCTACCAGGTCAAGGCCGGCTTCGCCGGTGGCCAGTTGCCGCTGCACATGCGCCTTCCGAAGCTTCGCGGCTTCAAGAACCCGTTCCGCGTCGAGTTCCAGGTTGTAAACCTGGACAAGATCTCGGAACTGTTCCCCGAGGGTGGCGACGTCACCGTTGAGGCACTGATCGCGAAGGGTGCAGTTCGCAAGAACGAGCCCGTCAAGGTCCTTGGTTCCGGCGAACTGACCGTCAAGGTCGATGTCAAGGTCAACGCCTTCTCATCCTCCGCAGCGGAAAAGATCGTCGCAGCCGGCGGTTCTGCAGTAGAGCTCTAA
- the rpmD gene encoding 50S ribosomal protein L30, which translates to MAKNFVPSDAKLAITQIKSTIGGKQNQRDTLRSLGLKRIGHTVFRTADAVTVGMINTVPHLVKVEEAK; encoded by the coding sequence GTGGCGAAGAACTTTGTCCCTAGCGACGCTAAGCTGGCAATCACCCAGATCAAGTCCACCATTGGTGGCAAGCAGAACCAGCGCGATACCCTTCGCTCGCTCGGCCTGAAGCGCATCGGACACACCGTGTTTCGTACCGCCGATGCCGTGACCGTTGGCATGATCAACACGGTTCCGCACCTCGTAAAGGTTGAGGAGGCGAAGTAA
- the rpsE gene encoding 30S ribosomal protein S5, whose translation MSEATNKKETQVSEATEAASAAPAADKAGAARGEGRGRGGEGRGRGEGRGRGRDSKDSRNEDKDKFLERVVAINRVSKVVKGGRRFSFTALVVVGDGNGLVGVGYGKAKEVPAAIAKGVEEAKKSFFRVPRIGTTIPHLVQGEAAAGVVLLRPASPGTGVIAGGPVRAVLECAGIQDVLSKSMGSTNQINIVRGTVAALKALEEPAAVAARRGLPLDEVVSPQMLRNIQNQKAGA comes from the coding sequence GTGAGCGAAGCAACTAACAAGAAGGAAACTCAGGTGTCTGAAGCTACTGAGGCAGCCTCGGCTGCTCCTGCCGCTGACAAGGCTGGCGCTGCTCGCGGCGAAGGCCGTGGACGTGGCGGCGAAGGCCGTGGACGTGGCGAGGGTCGTGGCCGTGGCCGCGATTCAAAGGACAGCCGCAACGAAGACAAGGACAAGTTCCTTGAGCGCGTTGTAGCTATCAACCGCGTATCCAAGGTCGTCAAGGGTGGTCGTCGCTTCAGCTTCACCGCTCTCGTCGTCGTTGGCGATGGCAACGGTCTCGTTGGCGTCGGCTACGGCAAGGCCAAGGAAGTTCCGGCAGCAATCGCTAAGGGCGTTGAAGAAGCCAAGAAGTCCTTCTTCCGCGTTCCGCGCATCGGCACCACCATCCCGCACCTGGTGCAGGGTGAAGCCGCTGCAGGCGTTGTCCTGCTTCGTCCGGCATCGCCGGGTACCGGCGTTATCGCCGGCGGTCCGGTTCGCGCCGTACTGGAATGCGCTGGCATCCAAGATGTTCTGTCGAAGTCCATGGGCTCGACCAACCAGATCAACATTGTTCGCGGCACCGTTGCAGCACTGAAGGCTCTTGAAGAGCCTGCAGCAGTTGCAGCCCGCCGTGGTCTGCCGTTGGACGAAGTTGTGTCGCCTCAGATGCTTCGCAACATCCAAAACCAGAAGGCAGGTGCGTAA
- the rplR gene encoding 50S ribosomal protein L18 produces MALGIKGKSKAAARGRRHLRVRKRITGTEVRPRLVVNRSARHIFVQIVDDSKGITVAYASTMEADLRGFDGDKSAKAKRVGELVAERAKAAGIESVVFDRGGNRYHGRVAAVADGAREGGLAL; encoded by the coding sequence ATGGCTCTCGGAATCAAGGGTAAGAGTAAGGCAGCCGCACGCGGCCGTCGTCACCTGCGTGTTCGTAAGCGCATCACCGGCACCGAGGTGCGTCCGCGCCTGGTCGTCAACCGCTCGGCACGACACATCTTCGTTCAGATCGTTGACGACAGCAAGGGCATCACCGTTGCTTACGCGTCGACGATGGAAGCCGATCTTCGTGGCTTCGACGGCGACAAGTCCGCCAAGGCTAAGCGCGTTGGTGAGCTCGTTGCCGAGCGCGCCAAGGCTGCAGGCATCGAGTCCGTGGTCTTCGACCGCGGCGGTAACAGGTACCACGGTCGCGTGGCTGCTGTTGCTGACGGTGCACGCGAAGGTGGGCTGGCACTGTGA